In one window of Polaromonas naphthalenivorans CJ2 DNA:
- a CDS encoding 23S rRNA (adenine(2030)-N(6))-methyltransferase RlmJ, translating to MFSYRHAFHAGNHADVLKHTCLIALMKYLTQKDTALTVIDTHAGAGLYRLDGDYTETSGEAQEGIFKLLLASKMASAQTGKAGAAIKKVAPAATAKAAPAAPEPAAKPASDYAWAPALLDYLELLRSLNPHFAQTGDPAHLKIYPGSPFIEQKFLSGRDKLKLFELHPTDFKSLSGNIEQLGVGRQVVVAREDGFEALKTFLPPPARRAMVLCDPSYEMKTDYLRVSSCMADAVKRFATGTYVVWYPIIPRPEAHDLPRKLKTIAVKAGRSWLNATLTVKSSKLTTDTEGEVVRPGLPASGMFVINPPHTLKAELQAALPQMVALLGQDRNAGFTLEHGG from the coding sequence ATGTTTTCTTATCGCCACGCCTTCCATGCAGGCAACCATGCCGACGTTCTCAAGCACACCTGCCTGATTGCGTTGATGAAGTACCTGACCCAAAAAGACACGGCCCTGACCGTGATCGACACCCACGCCGGCGCCGGCCTGTACCGCCTCGACGGCGACTACACCGAGACCAGCGGCGAAGCGCAGGAAGGCATCTTCAAGCTGCTTTTGGCATCAAAAATGGCTTCTGCGCAGACTGGTAAAGCCGGAGCAGCTATTAAAAAAGTAGCGCCTGCAGCCACGGCCAAAGCCGCTCCCGCAGCACCTGAGCCAGCCGCCAAGCCCGCCAGCGACTACGCCTGGGCGCCGGCCCTGCTGGACTACCTGGAACTGCTGCGCAGCCTGAACCCGCATTTCGCCCAGACCGGCGACCCGGCGCATCTGAAGATTTACCCCGGCTCGCCCTTCATCGAGCAGAAATTCCTGAGCGGGCGCGACAAGCTCAAGCTGTTCGAGCTGCACCCGACCGATTTCAAGTCGCTTTCCGGCAACATCGAGCAGCTCGGCGTGGGCCGCCAGGTCGTGGTGGCCCGCGAGGACGGCTTCGAGGCGCTGAAAACCTTCTTGCCGCCACCGGCCCGGCGCGCCATGGTGCTGTGCGACCCGAGCTATGAAATGAAGACCGACTACCTGCGCGTCTCAAGCTGCATGGCCGACGCCGTCAAGCGCTTTGCCACCGGCACCTACGTGGTCTGGTATCCGATCATTCCGCGCCCTGAAGCGCACGACCTGCCGCGCAAGCTCAAGACCATCGCAGTCAAGGCCGGCCGCAGCTGGCTGAATGCCACGCTGACGGTCAAGTCGAGCAAGCTGACCACCGACACCGAAGGCGAAGTCGTTCGCCCCGGCCTGCCCGCCAGCGGCATGTTCGTCATCAACCCGCCGCATACGCTGAAAGCCGAACTGCAGGCCGCGCTGCCGCAAATGGTCGCGCTGCTCGGCCAGGACCGCAACGCCGGCTTCACGCTGGAACACGGCGGCTAA